GTAAACGTCGCCCAGACCGGTGGCGACAGGCCCCATGGCAGGAGCGACACCTGTAGGCAGATCGCGTTCGGCGGAGCGCAGGCGCTCAGCCACCTGCTGGCGGGCGAAGTAAATATCCGTGTCTTCCGAGAACACAGCCGTGACCTGAGCAAAACCGTGCCGGGTCAGCGAACGCGTGGATTGCAGCCCCGGAATTCCTGCCAACGCTGTCTCGATAGGAAAAGTTACTTGCCGCTCGACGTCGGCCGGTGACAAGGCGGGAGCCGACGTATTGATTTGTACCTGGACGTTGGTAATGTCGGGCACGGCGTCGATGGGAAGGCGCGACAGAGCGACGGCACCGGCCAGGGCCGCCAACAAGCTTGTGAACAGTACCAGCCAACGACGGGCTACCGCGAAGGTGACGATGCGAGCAATCATTTCAGGCCCCGTCCTCGCATCCGTGGAAGCGTCATGTTAATCATCATCACCACCTTCGCCTTTGCCCAGCTCGGCTTTCAGTACATAGCTGTTGGTCACGGCGACGCGCTCGTCACCCGTCAAGCCAGAGACGACCGTGACATAATTGCCATTGGACGGGCCGAGCGTGACAGGCCTGACTGCAAAGCCGTCATTCGTACGAACGAAGACGGAAGGCTTGTCCTCGACCGTCTGCAGCGCGTTCTGAGGGACAGCCAGGACAGTCTTTCCGTTCGGATGCTCCAGCAGGACGGCAGCGCGAACTGTTTCACCCACCCGCCAGAGACCTTGGGCATTCGGCAGGGTCGCCAAGGCCTGCACCTGACGCGTGTTTGCGTCGATCACCCGCGATACGAAGGCGATATGTGCAGTGCCATTGCGGGTCGGCGTGGAGACGTCCACCGCGGCGCCCACATGCACACGACTGGCATCCTCGGGGGCCAAAGCCAGCGCGACCGACACTTCGGACAAGTCGGCGATACGGAAAAGCTCAGTGTTGGGTCCAACGACGTTGCCCAATACCGCTTGGCGCGCAACCACGTAGCCTTTGATGGGGGAGCGCACCACAAGACGGTTCAAGGGGCCACTCCCGCTGCCTCCGGCAGCAGCCAGTCGCTGCTCGGCGAGCCGGTAACGTGTCTGCCCTTCAGCTGCGGCAGCCTTGGCAGCGATATAGTCTTGTTCGGCTGACACTTTTTCTTTGAACAGCCGCTCTTCGCGCTGCAAGGTGCCCCGCGCGAGTTCGCGGTCTCGCCGTGCCGCTTCCAAATCCGCTCTCAGCTGAGCCGCCTCGCCACTTTCGACGACCGCGAGCACATCACCACGATTTACTGGCTCTCCTAAATTACGGTGCAGGGCGGTAATCCGACCACCAACGGCGACCGCAACCACTTCGGAGCGTGAAGGACTCGCATCGATCATCCCTGGCGCTTCGACCGAGTCGGTGGCGATCTGACGTACTGGTGCTACCTCGATGCTCGATGCGACAAGTTGTGCATTCGTCATGCGAATGGTGTCGGCTTTACCCTTCTCGGAGGCTTCACCTTTCTCAGCCGACTCCCGTTTCTCTGCCTCTTCAGTTTTGTCATTCTTGCGCTGTTCGCCCGTGTGTTCCACATGCGGTTGTTCGGCAGCTGGTTCCCTGCCAGCCTGCGGTGATTTGGAGCACGCTGCCAGCCATAACAAGCACGCGTAGATGAGGGGACGGTAAAACTTGGGCATCAATCAGTCCTTATAAATTGGGTCGAGGTGTCCGAGCAGTCGCGCCAGACGAGCGCGGGCGTCGTGAAA
This genomic stretch from Massilia putida harbors:
- a CDS encoding efflux RND transporter periplasmic adaptor subunit; this translates as MPKFYRPLIYACLLWLAACSKSPQAGREPAAEQPHVEHTGEQRKNDKTEEAEKRESAEKGEASEKGKADTIRMTNAQLVASSIEVAPVRQIATDSVEAPGMIDASPSRSEVVAVAVGGRITALHRNLGEPVNRGDVLAVVESGEAAQLRADLEAARRDRELARGTLQREERLFKEKVSAEQDYIAAKAAAAEGQTRYRLAEQRLAAAGGSGSGPLNRLVVRSPIKGYVVARQAVLGNVVGPNTELFRIADLSEVSVALALAPEDASRVHVGAAVDVSTPTRNGTAHIAFVSRVIDANTRQVQALATLPNAQGLWRVGETVRAAVLLEHPNGKTVLAVPQNALQTVEDKPSVFVRTNDGFAVRPVTLGPSNGNYVTVVSGLTGDERVAVTNSYVLKAELGKGEGGDDD